Part of the Qipengyuania sp. SS22 genome, CGGATTGGTCGTAGAGCAGGCCGACCCAGAAGGCGGGCAGCGCACAGATCCGGCTCCACGGCCCGCCATCGGCACCGCGCATCTCGAGGAAGCTCTTGAGGCGCACTTCGGGGAAGGCGGTGGACAGATGGTCCCACCAATCGCTTTCGGTCGGCTTCTCGCCGGGCAGGACGGACAGCTTGCCCTCGAGAAAATCGCGGAAGCTGAGCCCCGCGGCGTCGATGTACTTGCCGTCGCGGAAGACGAAATACATCGGCACATCGAGCATGTAGTCGACGTAGCGCTCGTAGCCGAAGCCGTCCTCGAACACGAAGGGCAGCATGCCGGTGCGATGCGGATCGGTGTCGCTCCAGATATGGCTGCGATAGGACAGGTAACCGTTGGGTTTCCCTTCGGTGAAGGGCGAATTGGCGAACAGCGCAGTGGCCAGCGGTTGCAGCGCCAGCCCCGTGCGGAACTTCTGCGCCATGTCGGCTTCGCTCGAATAGTCGAGATTAACCTGGATGGTGCAGGTGCGCAGCATCATGTCCAGGCCGAGATTGCCGACCTTGGGCATGTGCCGCATCATGATGTCGTAGCGCCCCTTGGGCATCACCGGCAATTCTTCGCGCGTCTTGTCAGGCCACATGCCCAGGCCGAGGAAGCCGACACCCTTGCGCTCGCCGATTTCCTTTACCTGCGCGAGATGGCGCCCGGTTTCGGCGCAGGTATCGTGCAGGTTTTCGAGCGGCGCGCCCGACAGTTCGAGCTGACCCGCGGGTTCAAGGCTGACCGTGCCGTCGTCGCCCCGCATCGCGATGACCTTGCCGCCTTCCTCGACCGGCTCCCAGCCGAACTCGCGCAGTGCCAGCAGGGTGTCGCGGATCCCGCCCTCTTCGTCATAGGACAGCGCGCGGTGTTCATCGCAGCAATAGACCAGTTTTTCGTGTTCGGTACCGATGCGCCAGTCGGCTTTCGGCTTCTCGCCGCGCTGCATCGGGGCGACCAGCTGGTCGCGGCTTTCGATAATGGGGTCTTCAGTCCCCGATGTTTCGCGCGTGCTCATGACGCGTGGCGATAGGCAACCGAACCTTGCGTGAAAAGGAAATTAATCTGCGTCGAGCCAGTCGCCCGCTTCGGCCATCCATACTGCCATCCCGGCAATGGCTGCGGTTTCGCCGCGCAGGATACGCGGGCCAAGGCTGATCGCGACAGTGGCGGGATGCGCGCGGATCGCCGCGCGCTCGGCCTCGTCGAACCCCCCTTCGGGGCCGATCAGCAGCGCGGCGGGGCGGTCGGCATAGCAGAACGCATCGGCGGCAGGTTCGCCGCCTTCCTCGTCGGCGAAGAACAGGTCGCGCTCCTGCGGCCAGTCGCGCAGCAGTGCATCGAGCTTCGTCACGGGCGCGATTTCAGGCAGCGCGGTGCGCGCGCATTGCTCGGCCGCCTCGGTCACGATCGCGGCAGCGCGTTCGGCATTGAGCTTGTCGGCAACGCAGCGCCGCGTGACCACCGGGGCGATCCGCGCAACACCGAGCTCGGTCGCTTTCTCGAGCACGAGGTCGAAGCGGTCCTTCTTGAGCAGCGCGGAGCAGAGCCAGAAATCGGGCACGCCTTCGCGCGGCCGCTGGTGGTCGCGCGGCTGCAGCAGGATCTGCCGCTTGCCGGCCTCAATCACTTCAGCCGCCCATTCGCCGGTAATATCGTCGCACAGGATCA contains:
- a CDS encoding glutamate--cysteine ligase; this translates as MSTRETSGTEDPIIESRDQLVAPMQRGEKPKADWRIGTEHEKLVYCCDEHRALSYDEEGGIRDTLLALREFGWEPVEEGGKVIAMRGDDGTVSLEPAGQLELSGAPLENLHDTCAETGRHLAQVKEIGERKGVGFLGLGMWPDKTREELPVMPKGRYDIMMRHMPKVGNLGLDMMLRTCTIQVNLDYSSEADMAQKFRTGLALQPLATALFANSPFTEGKPNGYLSYRSHIWSDTDPHRTGMLPFVFEDGFGYERYVDYMLDVPMYFVFRDGKYIDAAGLSFRDFLEGKLSVLPGEKPTESDWWDHLSTAFPEVRLKSFLEMRGADGGPWSRICALPAFWVGLLYDQSALDASWDLVKHWSMEERETLRNAVPKLALDAPLPGGGKLHDLAKEVLAIARSGLAARGRLNTSGDNETGFLETLDEIVATGKVPAQVMLDRYNGEWGGDIDRIYKYSF
- a CDS encoding 16S rRNA (uracil(1498)-N(3))-methyltransferase, producing the protein MPATPAWPPKSAPRLFVEQELSADTPVTIEGNQAHYLSKVMRVAPGDAVILCDDITGEWAAEVIEAGKRQILLQPRDHQRPREGVPDFWLCSALLKKDRFDLVLEKATELGVARIAPVVTRRCVADKLNAERAAAIVTEAAEQCARTALPEIAPVTKLDALLRDWPQERDLFFADEEGGEPAADAFCYADRPAALLIGPEGGFDEAERAAIRAHPATVAISLGPRILRGETAAIAGMAVWMAEAGDWLDAD